A DNA window from Bacteroides sp. contains the following coding sequences:
- a CDS encoding CYTH domain-containing protein has translation MPQEIERKFLVKGDFKPFVTKKTRIVQGYLSSVPERTVRVRVKGDKGFLTVKGIGSQSGASRYEWEKEIPVEEAQELLNICEPGVIDKTRYLVKAGKHTFEVDEFYGENQGLIMAEVELSSEDEVFEKPDWLGEEVTGYTRYYNSMLMKNPYRKW, from the coding sequence ATGCCACAAGAAATAGAACGCAAGTTTTTAGTAAAGGGCGACTTTAAGCCCTTTGTGACCAAAAAAACCCGCATCGTACAAGGGTATTTGTCCTCTGTTCCTGAACGTACCGTCAGGGTGCGTGTCAAAGGAGACAAAGGTTTTCTTACCGTAAAGGGTATCGGAAGCCAATCTGGCGCAAGCCGTTATGAATGGGAAAAGGAAATTCCCGTTGAGGAAGCCCAGGAGTTGCTGAATATCTGCGAACCGGGGGTGATTGACAAAACCCGCTACCTGGTAAAGGCAGGAAAGCATACCTTTGAAGTGGATGAGTTTTATGGTGAGAACCAGGGACTGATCATGGCCGAAGTAGAATTATCGTCTGAGGACGAAGTGTTCGAAAAACCAGACTGGCTGGGGGAAGAGGTAACCGGCTATACCCGCTACTACAACTCCATGTTGATGAAGAACCCCTACAGGAAGTGGTAG
- a CDS encoding DASS family sodium-coupled anion symporter, with translation MKEADILPESEQNNNGFDPLDMHHYRIEKLPKRSKTPFEKWLAIAGIPMAILAFVLFGFILKVPFLQDIEALDLVSKSALKEFERIGAEAFSQHNAYMLAIFLAALILWITEALPNYLTSLILIISLVLTGVLTEKEAYAQLGHPVMWLNIMSFVLASMLVATGVAKRFALWFILRFGKNASTIFISFIFINIVLSAFISATTAKAAILLPIFMVIAAIYGARSGEGKNNFGRSIVLQNLLDINIGAGAFVTGSGANLLAAALILGATGSPVYFSDWMMAQFPIMVGLMFVGYLLAMKVFFPLKPGERLPQIKGGMARLKEEYQKLGKMDVQELKAVIIFVLILAFWATDRLHGISATAVAFVGAIVALLPRVGIIKWNEVDIPWHLMLFSAGAYTLGAGLDVTDLPSLSVNAFFDHLGIGDNTHFWLLYVLLTGVMVFSALIFQSKTMRTMIFIPIAIGVANRFGFSVFSLALPVAFMIEHVYVLPFNSKPAALLYETDQYSLTDAFRFGFTMMVIAWVINIIAGETWFRYLGITPDGVFGIF, from the coding sequence ATGAAAGAGGCTGATATTTTGCCCGAAAGCGAACAGAACAACAATGGCTTTGATCCGCTGGATATGCATCATTACCGCATTGAGAAGCTGCCAAAGCGATCCAAAACCCCTTTTGAGAAATGGCTGGCCATCGCCGGGATTCCCATGGCCATACTGGCCTTTGTCCTGTTTGGATTCATTCTGAAGGTTCCTTTCCTGCAGGATATTGAAGCCCTTGACCTGGTCTCCAAGTCGGCCCTGAAGGAGTTTGAACGTATCGGTGCGGAAGCTTTCAGCCAGCACAATGCCTATATGCTTGCCATTTTCCTTGCGGCCCTGATCCTCTGGATCACCGAAGCCTTGCCCAATTATCTCACTTCGCTCATCCTTATCATTAGCCTGGTGCTGACCGGCGTTCTTACAGAAAAAGAAGCCTATGCCCAACTGGGCCACCCCGTGATGTGGCTCAACATCATGTCGTTTGTCCTGGCCAGTATGTTGGTGGCCACGGGGGTTGCAAAGCGTTTTGCCCTTTGGTTTATCCTGCGGTTTGGAAAAAACGCCAGCACCATTTTCATCAGCTTCATTTTCATCAACATCGTGTTGTCGGCCTTTATCTCGGCCACCACGGCCAAGGCCGCCATCCTGCTTCCTATATTTATGGTAATTGCCGCCATATATGGAGCACGCTCGGGCGAAGGCAAGAACAACTTTGGCCGCAGCATCGTGCTACAAAACCTCCTGGACATCAATATTGGCGCGGGAGCCTTTGTCACTGGCTCCGGCGCCAACTTACTGGCAGCCGCCCTTATCCTGGGCGCCACCGGCAGTCCTGTTTATTTCTCCGACTGGATGATGGCACAGTTTCCCATTATGGTGGGCCTGATGTTTGTTGGATATCTCCTGGCCATGAAGGTGTTCTTTCCCCTAAAACCCGGGGAACGCCTTCCCCAGATCAAGGGGGGGATGGCCCGCCTGAAGGAGGAATATCAGAAGCTCGGGAAGATGGATGTCCAGGAATTGAAAGCCGTAATCATCTTTGTGCTGATCCTGGCCTTCTGGGCCACCGATCGACTGCACGGCATCAGCGCCACAGCAGTGGCCTTCGTGGGCGCCATTGTGGCCCTGCTGCCCAGGGTAGGCATCATCAAGTGGAACGAGGTCGACATCCCCTGGCACCTGATGCTCTTCTCGGCTGGCGCTTATACCCTCGGAGCGGGACTGGACGTCACCGACCTGCCATCCCTCAGCGTGAACGCATTCTTTGACCATCTGGGCATTGGCGATAATACCCATTTCTGGCTGCTTTACGTTCTGCTTACCGGGGTAATGGTTTTCAGTGCCCTCATTTTCCAGTCGAAAACCATGCGAACCATGATCTTTATCCCCATTGCCATCGGGGTGGCCAATCGTTTTGGCTTTTCAGTGTTCAGCCTTGCCCTGCCAGTGGCCTTTATGATTGAGCATGTCTATGTTTTGCCCTTTAACAGCAAGCCCGCCGCCCTGCTTTATGAAACCGACCAATACTCCCTCACCGATGCCTTCCGCTTCGGCTTCACGATGATGGTCATTGCCTGGGTGATCAACATCATTGCCGGCGAAACCTGGTTCCGTTATTTGGGCATCACTCCTGATGGGGTGTTTGGAATCTTTTGA
- a CDS encoding lamin tail domain-containing protein has translation MRTNRIILAIALLAFGLSSCVKDEVYIDDSVTAESPIVMNEVFSRGVPENPDWVEVYNTSNENVDLSGYKIYDGGGQSGAKPKMEFPAGTIIPPKGFFVIVVDSEDEAGFGLSSGGDIIWLENAAGEQIDNVEIPAMPIETTSYGRMPDGSDNWQILETVTRGTANDDSPAPEISDILMNEVYSRGIEGNLDWVEIYNTSDGEIDISGFKIYDSGGQSGSKPKKEIPAGSLIPAKGFMVIIVDDEEDSGFGISSGGETLWLEDASGEVIHTLEVPAVPVETNSYGAFPDGSDNWQILEFVTRGTANNDGPAPVVKLNEAFSRGIDGNPDWIEVYNASAEDVDITGYKIYDSGGFAGTKPKKLFPEGSVVPANGFLVIVVDDEDESGFGLSSGGDAVWLEDTDGNVMDFVAIPALEESQSFGRFADGAHNWQVLNFVTRGTANSDAANAPAIVMNETYSRGDDVNPDWIEIYNTSSGDIDISGYKIYDSGGFEGTKPKKEFPAGSLVPANGFLVIVVDDEDDSGFGLGSGGDAVWLEDTGGNVIDFVIIPALETTQSFGRFEDGAHNWEILNTVTNGSANSQ, from the coding sequence ATGAGAACAAACAGAATAATACTAGCCATAGCACTTCTGGCCTTTGGCCTGTCAAGCTGCGTGAAGGATGAGGTGTATATTGACGATTCCGTCACAGCCGAGTCCCCCATTGTGATGAATGAAGTTTTTTCCAGGGGCGTTCCTGAAAACCCCGACTGGGTTGAAGTTTATAACACCTCCAATGAAAACGTCGACCTTAGTGGATACAAGATCTATGATGGAGGTGGACAGTCGGGTGCAAAACCCAAAATGGAATTTCCTGCAGGAACCATTATTCCTCCCAAGGGCTTTTTTGTAATCGTTGTCGACTCTGAAGATGAGGCTGGTTTTGGTTTGTCAAGCGGTGGCGACATTATTTGGCTTGAAAATGCGGCGGGCGAACAGATTGACAACGTGGAAATCCCTGCAATGCCTATTGAGACCACATCCTATGGAAGAATGCCCGACGGAAGCGACAACTGGCAGATCCTGGAAACCGTTACACGTGGCACCGCCAACGATGATTCACCAGCTCCGGAAATCTCTGATATCCTGATGAATGAAGTTTACTCAAGAGGGATTGAAGGAAACCTTGACTGGGTTGAAATTTACAATACTTCTGACGGTGAAATCGATATCAGTGGATTCAAAATCTATGACAGTGGCGGACAGTCGGGTTCCAAGCCCAAGAAGGAGATCCCTGCAGGTTCACTGATCCCAGCTAAGGGTTTCATGGTCATTATTGTCGATGACGAGGAAGATAGCGGGTTTGGTATTTCCAGCGGGGGTGAAACCCTTTGGCTGGAAGATGCTTCCGGTGAGGTTATCCACACCCTGGAAGTTCCTGCTGTACCCGTAGAAACCAATTCCTACGGTGCTTTCCCCGATGGAAGCGACAACTGGCAGATCCTTGAATTCGTTACCCGCGGAACGGCCAATAACGATGGTCCAGCGCCTGTTGTTAAACTGAATGAGGCTTTCTCAAGGGGTATCGATGGCAACCCAGACTGGATTGAGGTGTATAATGCCTCCGCCGAAGATGTTGATATCACCGGTTACAAGATCTACGACAGCGGTGGTTTCGCAGGTACCAAGCCCAAGAAGCTTTTCCCGGAAGGCTCTGTTGTGCCTGCCAATGGTTTCCTGGTCATCGTTGTCGACGATGAGGATGAAAGTGGCTTTGGTCTTAGCAGCGGGGGCGATGCTGTTTGGCTTGAGGATACCGATGGAAATGTCATGGACTTTGTGGCCATTCCTGCACTCGAGGAGTCCCAGTCTTTCGGCCGTTTTGCCGATGGTGCACATAACTGGCAGGTGCTGAATTTCGTAACCCGTGGAACAGCTAATAGCGATGCTGCCAATGCTCCTGCCATTGTAATGAACGAAACTTATTCCAGAGGCGATGATGTTAATCCTGATTGGATTGAAATCTACAATACTTCCTCCGGCGATATTGACATCAGTGGATACAAGATATACGACAGCGGCGGTTTCGAAGGAACCAAGCCCAAGAAAGAATTCCCTGCCGGCTCTTTGGTTCCCGCCAACGGCTTTCTGGTAATCGTGGTTGATGATGAAGACGATAGCGGCTTCGGCTTGGGCAGCGGTGGTGACGCCGTTTGGCTCGAAGATACTGGTGGTAACGTCATTGATTTCGTGATAATCCCTGCCCTCGAAACAACCCAGTCATTTGGCCGGTTTGAAGACGGGGCCCATAACTGGGAAATCCTCAATACGGTTACCAATGGTTCTGCAAATAGTCAATAG
- a CDS encoding porin — protein MNKLSKLLIVCLLLSFSAVAYGQVRNVTGVVTSEVDGSPVADVQVTVNDSDITAKTNAAGRFTIGVPENSSLVLLFNHPDYEEEMVILGGRTQVELALASSIRYNQYGARVKRDPLFPEERNGILVLENKDQDYRIWFDARINADGAAFFGDTYNEIGNGTSLRRARFAVKSQFSKNWYGEFDIDVSNSELEMKDAYLEYNNLKGLEFKVGHYKEVFSMERATSSRYTQFIERPNVTNAISPSRTIGIGLSYNRNWFLGYTGLHFQKVDDLEERLFSKDANKDFGVDEGYSLTGKFVAMPWYDDLTKGLHFALAGSYRTPKTSAEVIGSTRFDTRSLSSINRKKYIDTDDITSVDFTLLGNVEIAGYYKNFRFQSEFMMADVNRLDDLPTEQFNGFFMQGAVMLFGGNYVYNTGEGEFTQSVRGKEWGDIDIAFRYDYLSLNSRGEGNIMGGAGEGYTFGLNYYANHNVKISLNYAYLNHDRYATGKNKLFVGYNEAGELTTNGMSVVDPEGTAGEDFHMIAVRFEVAF, from the coding sequence ATGAACAAACTAAGCAAACTACTGATTGTCTGTTTGTTGCTCAGCTTTAGCGCTGTTGCCTACGGACAAGTGCGCAATGTAACTGGCGTGGTGACTTCCGAAGTGGATGGTAGCCCCGTTGCAGATGTGCAAGTTACTGTGAATGACTCTGACATTACTGCAAAAACAAATGCGGCAGGGCGTTTTACCATTGGGGTACCGGAAAATTCATCCCTGGTTCTTCTGTTCAATCACCCTGATTATGAAGAGGAGATGGTTATTCTTGGGGGCAGGACACAAGTTGAACTTGCTCTCGCCTCCAGCATCCGCTACAACCAATACGGTGCCAGGGTAAAACGTGACCCGCTCTTTCCCGAAGAACGCAACGGTATTCTTGTCCTTGAAAACAAGGATCAGGATTACCGCATTTGGTTCGACGCCAGGATCAACGCAGATGGGGCTGCATTCTTTGGCGATACCTACAATGAAATTGGGAACGGTACTTCCCTCAGAAGGGCCCGCTTTGCCGTCAAATCACAGTTTAGTAAAAATTGGTACGGGGAGTTTGATATTGACGTTTCCAACTCTGAACTCGAAATGAAGGATGCCTACCTTGAGTACAACAACCTTAAAGGCCTGGAGTTTAAAGTGGGTCACTACAAGGAAGTATTTTCTATGGAAAGGGCCACCTCTTCACGGTATACCCAGTTCATTGAAAGACCCAATGTGACCAATGCCATTTCACCTTCCAGAACCATTGGGATTGGCCTATCCTATAACAGGAACTGGTTCCTTGGTTATACTGGCCTTCATTTCCAGAAGGTGGATGACTTGGAAGAAAGGCTTTTCTCAAAGGATGCCAATAAAGACTTTGGGGTGGATGAAGGCTACTCATTAACGGGTAAGTTTGTAGCCATGCCCTGGTATGATGATCTGACTAAAGGACTGCACTTTGCTTTGGCCGGCTCTTATCGTACCCCCAAAACCTCTGCTGAGGTCATTGGATCGACCCGCTTCGATACCAGGTCATTATCCTCCATTAACCGCAAGAAATATATTGATACCGATGATATTACATCCGTAGACTTTACCCTCCTAGGCAACGTGGAAATCGCCGGATATTACAAGAATTTCCGCTTCCAGTCCGAATTTATGATGGCCGACGTTAATCGCCTGGACGATTTGCCCACAGAACAATTTAACGGTTTCTTCATGCAGGGAGCTGTAATGCTTTTTGGTGGCAACTATGTTTACAACACCGGGGAAGGCGAATTTACCCAGTCTGTAAGAGGTAAAGAATGGGGTGATATCGATATTGCCTTCCGCTACGATTACCTGAGTCTGAACAGCCGTGGTGAAGGAAACATTATGGGAGGTGCTGGCGAAGGTTATACTTTTGGCCTTAACTATTATGCCAACCATAACGTTAAAATCTCACTTAACTACGCCTACCTCAACCACGACCGTTATGCAACAGGTAAGAACAAGTTATTTGTTGGCTATAACGAGGCAGGTGAACTAACTACTAACGGTATGTCTGTGGTTGATCCTGAAGGCACTGCCGGTGAGGATTTCCATATGATCGCCGTGCGATTTGAAGTTGCGTTTTAA